The following coding sequences lie in one Eremothecium sinecaudum strain ATCC 58844 chromosome IV, complete sequence genomic window:
- the BAR1 gene encoding aspartyl protease BAR1 (Syntenic homolog of Ashbya gossypii AGR240W; Syntenic homolog of Saccharomyces cerevisiae YIL015W (BAR1)), with protein MNSMCAFLFQSFLCFSTLAVVLAAGDGRYLSLNLTNVGDVYTVEVGVGTPPQKLHAILDTGSSDMWVKASTAHGDERTMYDSPTFDYTRSTSLRKTGYDFFINYIDTSSTGFWVTEKVTVGDVELVDFQHAVVNHTTTSVPAILGIGFQDGESIIGYPNSPNFTYPNFPVALKEQGYIDEVAYSLYLGAEDRQDGTLTFGAIDHARYVGNLYTFPVVNVYHFVSTPVQLHITLQGVGISESNFSAPRTLYDVPSPALVDTGTNGIIAPANIVFEIASKLNAVFDDEHDIFVFDCDLFDKIQTTILKFNFGDLTIDTPLANLLITAEDLGGSQCGLSLMPDERNRFILGVPFLRSVYAVFDLERAEITLAQANLQPGEQDLQVIHDEVPGAIRATAQPWVLPPGDSPPTRGQPLNSTQEVPKVPAATLSPAQDSSASPPSIPITTFESSSRPAATPSTPPAEITKVPQTANCSCHNPEVDSVHGLKTCDDSSVLPKPLPVSIQHAQADSQNSVTTLTPIPLPEPTDGDQTTPSPAINSPDMPSVQLISTILAKPGNSSPSQDHILSVIVVTEYKTVETTATVTLVSCAV; from the coding sequence ATGAATTCCATGTGTGCGTTTTTATTTCAGAGTTTTTTATGTTTTTCTACATTAGCGGTTGTGCTTGCAGCCGGCGATGGCCGATATTTAAGTCTCAACTTAACAAATGTTGGTGATGTCTACACTGTAGAGGTGGGAGTTGGTACCCCTCCGCAGAAACTGCATGCAATATTGGATACTGGATCTTCTGATATGTGGGTTAAGGCTAGTACTGCTCACGGCGATGAACGCACAATGTATGACTCCCCAACGTTTGACTATACTCGTTCCACTTCCCTACGTAAAACTGGTTACGAtttcttcattaattaTATTGATACTTCATCTACTGGTTTTTGGGTAACTGAAAAGGTAACGGTTGGAGATGTCGAACTAGTAGATTTTCAACATGCAGTTGTGAACCACACTACAACATCTGTTCCTGCAATTCTTGGAATTGGTTTTCAAGATGGAGAATCGATAATTGGCTATCCAAATTCACCAAATTTCACTTATCCGAATTTTCCAGTTGCTTTGAAAGAGCAAGGATATATCGATGAGGTTGCATACTCATTGTATCTCGGCGCTGAAGATAGGCAAGATGGTACTCTAACTTTTGGAGCCATTGATCATGCTAGATATGTTGGGAATCTTTATACCTTTCCTGTTGTGAACGTATATCACTTTGTTTCAACGCCAGTTCAATTACATATAACATTGCAAGGTGTTGGAATATCTGAGAGTAATTTTTCTGCTCCAAGAACGTTATATGACGTCCCATCACCTGCACTTGTGGATACTGGTACCAATGGTATCATTGCCCCGGCGAATATTGTGTTTGAAATTGCATCCAAATTAAATGCTGTTTTTGATGACGAACACGATATTTTCGTGTTTGATTGTGACTTATTTGATAAGATTCAGACTACAATCTTGAAATTTAATTTCGGTGACTTAACAATTGATACTCCACTCGCTAATCTTTTGATTACAGCTGAGGATCTAGGTGGTTCTCAATGTGGCTTGTCCCTCATGCCCGATGAACGCAACAGGTTTATCCTAGGTGTACCATTCTTGAGATCTGTTTATGCAGTCTTTGATTTAGAAAGAGCAGAAATCACTTTAGCCCAAGCTAACTTACAACCCGGAGAGCAGGATCTCCAAGTAATTCACGATGAAGTTCCGGGGGCCATTAGGGCAACTGCACAACCATGGGTTTTACCACCTGGGGACAGTCCACCAACGCGGGGGCAGCCATTGAATTCTACCCAAGAGGTACCTAAAGTTCCTGCGGCAACATTGTCTCCTGCTCAAGATTCAAGTGCCAGCCCTCCATCTATCCCAATTACCACTTTTGAGAGCAGCTCGCGCCCTGCTGCCACTCCAAGTACACCTCCAGCGGAAATAACCAAAGTGCCACAGACAGCAAACTGTTCATGTCATAACCCAGAGGTAGACTCTGTCCATGGACTGAAAACCTGTGATGATTCTAGCGTACTGCCTAAACCTTTGCCGGTAAGTATTCAGCATGCCCAGGCTGACTCCCAAAATTCGGTTACTACATTAACGCCAATACCATTACCTGAGCCAACTGATGGGGACCAGACAACACCGTCTCCTGCTATAAATTCTCCAGATATGCCATCAGTTCAATTAATATCTACAATATTAGCCAAGCCAGGCAACTCATCTCCGAGTCAAGATCATATACTGTCCGTGATTGTAGTTACTGAATACAAGACAGTTGAAACTACAGCAACGGTCACGTTAGTGTCATGTGCAGTATAA
- the RIB5 gene encoding riboflavin synthase (Syntenic homolog of Ashbya gossypii AGR241W; Syntenic homolog of Saccharomyces cerevisiae YBR256C (RIB5)), with protein MFTGIVEHIGTVAEYKEFDTSESGGNGVSVTISDAAQILNDCHIGDSIACNGICLTVTEFDADSFKVGLSPETVNRTEVSSWNTGTKVNLERAVSGDVRFGGHYVQGHVDTTAKIVSKEKDANSLIFGFALRDRSYARFIVEKGYVAIDGVSLTITKIDSDDTFYISMIAHTQEHVAIPLKKIGDEVNIEVDVTGKMIDRQIQSHLEAQISNENSQLGKMVSRIVEAKIKELSR; from the coding sequence ATGTTTACCGGAATTGTGGAGCATATTGGAACTGTAGCTGAGTATAAGGAATTTGATACATCAGAGTCTGGTGGTAATGGCGTCTCTGTAACTATTTCTGATGCTGCGCAAATATTAAATGACTGTCACATTGGCGATTCAATCGCATGCAATGGTATATGTTTGACAGTAACTGAATTCGATGCAGATAGTTTCAAAGTAGGTTTATCTCCTGAAACAGTTAACAGAACCGAGGTGTCATCTTGGAACACAGGTACTAAGGTTAACTTAGAAAGGGCAGTCTCAGGTGATGTAAGGTTTGGTGGGCATTACGTGCAAGGCCATGTTGACACAACTGCTAAAATTGTATCGAAAGAGAAAGATGCTAACTCTCTCATATTTGGATTTGCCTTGCGTGACAGGAGTTACGCAAGATTTATAGTCGAGAAAGGCTATGTAGCTATTGATGGAGTTTCATTGACAATCACCAAAATAGATTCTGACGATACATTCTACATTTCTATGATCGCCCATACCCAGGAGCATGTAGCAATTCCTCTCAAGAAGATTGGGGATGAGGTTAACATAGAAGTAGATGTCACAGGGAAGATGATTGACAGGCAAATACAGTCGCACCTTGAAGCGCAAATTTCGAATGAAAACTCACAGTTGGGTAAGATGGTCTCCAGAATAGTTGAGGCCAAGATCAAAGAATTATCTAGATGA
- the SQT1 gene encoding Sqt1p (Syntenic homolog of Ashbya gossypii AGR242C; Syntenic homolog of Saccharomyces cerevisiae YIR012W (SQT1)) codes for MDSHEETPEELESVPQEEFIEVDEVAQEVGDDAEDKMMDIDDEDGEETIEIDMSNNSWSYFDEHSDSVFTVSHHPSLPLAVTGGGDNRARLWTSHHKEVKVVSTVEHSESVIQAAFTASGKYLVTMDMNGQVLVHKSMKGGAKWKKIAELQEVDEIVWGEVHPRKDGYFAFGAVDGSVWCYQIDEASDTLVHLMSGYMHSQDCTMGRFIDEKSQEDMLTLVTCSLDSTIVGWNCFTGQSVFKVTSSELKGLETPWITLSYAPAELTKGTPIVACGSDNGVLVIINGQTGAVLHMSAVVEVKEGEEKMDASIESITWSAKRSLMALGLVSGEILLYDTQTWRTRHKFVLPDSVTKLKFDDATGNFLFASCIVGKVYQFDARSGQEVHVFVGHNLGVLDFVLVEDKKRLITAGDEGVSLIFEYQ; via the coding sequence ATGGATAGTCACGAAGAAACCCCTGAAGAACTAGAATCAGTTCCCCAAGAGGAGTTTATTGAGGTTGATGAAGTTGCGCAAGAGGTTGGTGACGATGCTGAGGATAAAATGATGGATATAGACGATGAAGATGGGGAGGAAACTATTGAGATTGATATGTCCAACAATTCCTGGAGTTATTTTGACGAACACAGCGATTCAGTATTTACGGTTTCCCACCACCCCTCGTTGCCGCTTGCTGTTACAGGTGGTGGAGATAATAGGGCGAGACTTTGGACAAGTCATCATAAGGAGGTCAAAGTGGTCTCGACAGTGGAACACAGTGAGTCTGTTATCCAAGCTGCATTTACCGCGAGTGGAAAATATCTTGTGACGATGGACATGAATGGACAAGTTTTAGTGCATAAGAGCATGAAGGGCGGAGCCAAGTGGAAGAAAATAGCCGAGCTGCAGGAGGTGGACGAGATAGTTTGGGGTGAAGTACATCCTCGTAAAGACGGTTATTTTGCCTTTGGTGCGGTTGATGGGTCTGTTTGGTGTTACCAGATCGATGAGGCAAGCGACACGCTTGTGCATTTGATGAGCGGATACATGCATTCGCAGGACTGCACTATGGGACGCTTTATTGACGAGAAATCTCAAGAGGATATGCTGACGTTGGTGACGTGTTCGCTAGATAGCACTATTGTGGGGTGGAACTGTTTTACCGGACAGTCCGTTTTTAAGGTAACCTCGTCTGAATTGAAAGGTCTGGAGACACCGTGGATCACACTGTCTTATGCACCAGCAGAGTTGACGAAGGGGACACCGATTGTAGCATGTGGTTCTGACAATGGTGTGCTAGTTATTATCAACGGTCAAACGGGTGCAGTGCTGCACATGTCTGCAGTAGTTGAGGTTAAGGAAGGTGAAGAAAAGATGGATGCTTCCATCGAGTCTATTACCTGGTCTGCAAAGAGGAGTCTGATGGCCCTTGGACTGGTATCAGGAGAGATTTTGCTTTACGACACGCAGACCTGGAGGACCAGACACAAGTTTGTGTTGCCAGACTCAGTCACGAAGCTGAAGTTTGATGATGCTACCGGCAACTTCTTGTTCGCCTCATGTATAGTGGGAAAGGTGTACCAGTTTGACGCTAGATCGGGCCAGGAAGTCCATGTATTCGTTGGGCACAACCTGGGAGTGTTAGACTTCGTGTTGGTGGAAGACAAGAAGAGGCTGATTACAGCAGGTGATGAGGGAGTCTCACTTATTTTCGAGTACCAATAG
- the STS1 gene encoding Sts1p (Syntenic homolog of Ashbya gossypii AGR243W; Syntenic homolog of Saccharomyces cerevisiae YIR011C (STS1)), which translates to MSQSVGFDWGFVGNGTVNSNNSGGNSATGTSATVGGHIGQNNNYKVSKPRLKRRFTNDEVPQQAHTTRRVAKRKAVHYNVIQGQPLPVSRAIEIMDRETLQTTLMQLLTLHPEIHDSFARVQPNTHDMDKLTGLLERKLQAVYDHIPYSKYGDMLNDYAFVRTKAAMLEFLNCLIDCLLESIPPRSPNLMQSFKFLVYGTRLLTQVPQFETQSNNYYKNICYEQVAEIWSSLIKHASADINFLSSKPGLMHYLEELKLLNKQTKGKLDAAVHIFTLVVEDQRCIPAAVPVAGVADPGSAADELGNNSNIVCNNIA; encoded by the coding sequence ATGAGCCAGTCTGTAGGCTTTGATTGGGGGTTCGTTGGAAATGGAACGGTAAATTCAAATAATAGCGGCGGGAATTCTGCCACCGGTACTAGCGCCACTGTAGGGGGCCACATAGGTCAAAACAATAATTATAAAGTATCCAAACCTAGGTTAAAAAGACGATTCACGAACGATGAAGTGCCACAACAAGCTCACACAACAAGAAGGGTTGCAAAACGAAAGGCGGTTCATTATAATGTTATTCAGGGTCAACCGCTCCCTGTTTCGAGAGCTATTGAAATAATGGACCGGGAAACTTTGCAAACTACTTTGATGCAGCTTCTCACACTGCATCCAGAAATCCACGACTCATTTGCTCGAGTTCAACCGAATACGCATGATATGGACAAGTTGACGGGGTTATTGGAACGGAAGTTGCAGGCGGTCTACGATCATATTCCGTATTCTAAGTATGGAGATATGTTAAATGATTACGCCTTTGTTAGGACTAAGGCAGCTATGCTTGAGTTTCTCAACTGTTTGATCGACTGCCTTTTGGAATCTATTCCTCCACGTTCACCGAACTTGATGCAGTCATTCAAGTTCTTAGTGTATGGGACGAGACTTTTGACGCAGGTGCCGCAGTTTGAAACGCAGTCAAATAACTACTATAAGAATATCTGTTACGAACAAGTGGCTGAGATCTGGAGTTCTTTGATTAAACATGCCTCCGCTGATATCAACTTTTTGTCTAGCAAACCGGGCTTAATGCATTACCTTGAGGAGTTGAAGCTGCTCAATAAGCAGACCAAAGGTAAACTAGATGCAGCGGTGCATATATTCACTTTGGTTGTTGAAGACCAACGTTGCATACCCGCGGCTGTCCCAGTCGCTGGTGTTGCTGATCCGGGATCCGCAGCTGATGAACTAGGAAACAACAGTAACATTGTTTGTAATAACATTGCTTGA
- the RCF3 gene encoding Rcf3p (Syntenic homolog of Ashbya gossypii AGR244W; Syntenic homolog of Saccharomyces cerevisiae YBR255C-A; 1-intron in Ashbya gossypii) has protein sequence MGQLKPIHYDQQTVRQLSHEIIIASCVGALYGAAISISTALLMRRYSSVYRNVKNQVRVFYHCSWISMGAVFNADKQVVRFQGKYYANEMKRRERILDEAAERGIFLEEDDVVLSTAGKN, from the exons ATGGGACAGCTGAAACCAATCCATTATGATCAACAAACTGTCAGGCAGCTCTCACATGAG ATTATAATCGCTTCATGCGTAGGAGCGCTATACGGAGCAGCCATCAGTATATCGACAGCATTATTAATGAGGAGGTATTCTAGTGTATATCGAAATGTTAAGAATCAGGTACGTGTGTTTTACCACTGCTCCTGGATTAGTATGGGGGCCGTGTTCAATGCTGATAAGCAAGTTGTAAGATTTCAAGGTAAGTACTATGCTAATGAAATGAAAAGGAGGGAAAGGATCCTTGATGAAGCAGCTGAACGGGGAATCTTTCTTGAGGAGGATGATGTTGTTTTATCCACTGCGGGTAAGAATTGA
- the MTC4 gene encoding Mtc4p (Syntenic homolog of Ashbya gossypii AGR245C; Syntenic homolog of Saccharomyces cerevisiae YBR255W (MTC4)) — MSDRFTFEITEPRYCYSDREIKNATQILLDLKSGLLEDLNVDTDKVATSENKLGKKDVSEPWKEALMKYSRSTRENAERVRLYLELYYYLLDKSITSKNETHLHEGVEGIYNPLQVIRNRKVRKNYAQYPSTTINAARHPLIAITAFSHRTKPFPWFVDIYERSCDSIWMVNHWHELRKPDGTLWFPTRRRGSNQLSFSHYYQPRKSVQSSHGSSLEKQNTNTWGTDLTSRSKELSKTTSNSSNTHSNPSVKFKRTLLSKLSKAPVKHGKLESQELALDDFPRYVIDQIETPIDEVHESSNNIFESVKIAHIKGREEDEEEGEESEGGEKGEDEAGEEIAVTERPYLNSTSDVTNPLVLKQRKRLAYLSYSWKLVRRKQTIIRQREAQLLTQCSSVKNDCETLKSTIPEKDETLKHYESLLAESSEICHGSMAKLVNEYSVRIDILISKSDRLLSEVNSALTLRLKAFKDDLDRFGILRTSRTSGLSSLAYRLLEYLIIVILRITWFLFSIAKIFKTIIVALIKVLKSSS, encoded by the coding sequence ATGTCTGATAGGTTTACTTTTGAAATAACAGAACCCAGATATTGCTATAGTGACAGGGAAATTAAGAACGCTACTCAAATATTACTCGACCTTAAAAGTGGACTCCTCGAGGATTTAAACGTTGATACCGATAAAGTTGCAACATCAGAGAATAAGTTAGGCAAGAAGGATGTCTCGGAACCTTGGAAAGAAGCTTTGATGAAATACTCCAGGAGTACAAGGGAAAATGCGGAGCGAGTAAGGTTGTATTTGGAACTTTATTATTACCTTTTGGATAAGTCAATTACTTCAAAAAATGAGACTCACTTGCACGAAGGAGTGGAGGGGATATACAATCCTTTGCAAGTTATCAGGAATAGGAAGGTGCGCAAGAACTATGCTCAATATCCGTCAACAACCATCAATGCTGCCAGACACCCTTTAATTGCGATTACTGCTTTTAGTCATCGTACTAAACCATTTCCTTGGTTTGTTGATATATACGAGAGGTCTTGTGATAGTATTTGGATGGTTAACCATTGGCATGAGTTACGGAAACCCGATGGGACACTGTGGTTCCCTACAAGGCGAAGAGGATCAAACCAATTGTCTTTTAGTCATTACTATCAACCTAGAAAATCGGTCCAATCAAGTCATGGGTCCAGCCTTGAGAAACAAAATACGAATACATGGGGTACAGATTTGACGTCTAGGTCTAAAGAATTGTCCAAGACAACCAGCAACTCTTCAAACACTCACTCTAACCCATCTGTGAAGTTTAAAAGAACGCTGTTATCTAAGCTGTCAAAAGCACCCGTTAAACATGGTAAGTTAGAATCTCAGGAGCTAGCACTAGACGATTTTCCGCGCTACGTAATTGACCAGATTGAGACTCCTATTGACGAAGTACATGAAAGTTCGAACAACATATTTGAGAGCGTTAAGATTGCTCATATTAAAGGCAGagaggaagatgaagaagaaggtgaAGAAAGTGAAGGAGGTGAAAAAGGTGAAGACGAAGCAGGCGAAGAAATTGCAGTTACAGAGAGGCCATACCTAAATTCAACATCAGATGTAACCAATCCGCTTGTACTGAAGCAAAGAAAAAGATTGGCCTATTTATCTTATAGTTGGAAACTGGTAAGGCGAAAGCAGACCATAATACGACAGAGGGAGGCGCAACTGCTTACTCAGTGCTCTTCTGTAAAAAATGATTGTGAGACTTTAAAGTCAACTATCCCTGAAAAGGACGAAACCCTGAAACATTACGAGTCCCTGTTGGCTGAGTCTTCAGAAATATGCCATGGTTCGATGGCCAAGTTGGTAAATGAATATTCAGTTAGAATTGATATTCTAATTTCAAAAAGCGATAGACTCCTATCAGAAGTGAATAGTGCCCTCACGTTACGGTTAAAGGCGTTCAAGGACGACTTGGATAGGTTTGGGATATTAAGAACTAGCCGAACTAGTGGATTATCTTCTTTAGCCTACAGACTTTTGGAATATTTAATCATTGTCATACTTCGCATTACATGGTTTCTGTTTTCCATCGCCAAAATCTTTAAGACTATCATAGTAGCCCTAATAAAAGTCTTAAAATCCAGCAGCTAG
- the TRS20 gene encoding TRAPP subunit TRS20 (Syntenic homolog of Ashbya gossypii AGR246W; Syntenic homolog of Saccharomyces cerevisiae YBR254C (TRS20)) produces the protein MPFYFAIIGHKDNAIYSAEFTLPQQPFTLELQDLNPFILHASLDVIEDLQWQATNSNALTSNNSGLVATTGTSFLRSRHSHSSEGGPGSCYLSKVDHFYGLAITGYITYGNIKFVMVHGNSSSPNTVATVDDGVVKSFYKEVHELYIKTLLNPFYKVDAPITSPVFDSKVRALAKKYLIR, from the coding sequence ATGCCGTTTTATTTCGCTATAATCGGTCACAAAGATAATGCTATATACTCAGCTGAGTTTACTTTACCTCAGCAACCGTTTACTCTGGAATTACAGGATTTAAATCCATTTATTTTGCATGCTTCGTTAGACGTAATAGAAGATCTCCAATGGCAAGCTACAAACTCTAATGCATTGACTTCGAATAACTCAGGTTTGGTAGCTACGACTGGGACATCTTTTTTGAGGTCTAGACATAGTCATAGTAGCGAAGGTGGACCTGGGAGTTGTTATCTTTCGAAAGTTGACCATTTTTATGGCCTTGCTATTACTGGTTATATTACGTATGGGAATATTAAATTTGTGATGGTTCATGGGAATAGTAGTTCTCCGAATACTGTCGCTACTGTTGATGATGGTGTAGTGAAAAGTTTTTATAAGGAGGTCCACGAGCTGTATATAAAGACGTTGCTAAACCCTTTCTACAAAGTCGATGCACCTATAACCAGTCCGGTTTTTGACTCTAAGGTTAGAGCGCTGGCGAAAAAATATCTAATAAGGTGA
- the DSN1 gene encoding MIND complex subunit DSN1 (Syntenic homolog of Ashbya gossypii AGR247C; Syntenic homolog of Saccharomyces cerevisiae YIR010W (DSN1)) yields the protein MSQEDFYSTSPRRRRSGFHGVRVHMLPTEPAELKRNSSAYDSSQTNGNVDEDAQIDNEYTRMKPHSSFEADEDFKFKRRKSKNGALGERLDSLQNMQNAKWMDNFNSSMQHPQLPPPVNEYVQPPPPQYMPYMYYYPMPALAPHHMLPTTASPQKQANNLPSSMQGYPNTSTQPFYPHRSSSQLMPPPPQMYPGYYAQEARNPGYSRERRRTIMAQRGRRLSMLSLQGEENVDVMKSEVISPHKDVPESDFYRHIANTSFGRGLQIRQLFIWCLIRCLRKLETQDEHITANENNSTYINPRRIRMVILREFVQDLRKGKIDVDWDCNNIVEEEQYRDDTEDTVLRELFDDDNEDKEPGARRTAKRKLKLVKIPNEKNIQNLENVRILEEKISKLKSEIQRWSTVLDDNTYQTNWEALRKPTQVPTEPGRFNLPPVPKIEDVKLGFSRRIDTLYGSAHLLHSHARLLNKTIQIKSGAVSRTLTKKTIPKKPTETKQFTRKLLLSLSKLMASNDQQHS from the coding sequence ATGAGCCAAgaagatttttattctACGTCTCCGCGAAGAAGGCGTTCTGGCTTTCATGGAGTACGAGTTCATATGTTGCCTACTGAACCTGCCGAATTAAAACGTAATAGTAGCGCCTATGATTCCAGCCAAACAAATGGAAATGTAGATGAAGATGCACAGATAGATAATGAATATACACGTATGAAGCCACATTCCAGCTTTGAGGCCGATGAAGATTTCAAGTTCAAACGCCGGAAGAGTAAAAATGGTGCATTAGGTGAGCGGTTAGATTCTCTACAGAACATGCAAAATGCAAAATGGATGGATAATTTTAACAGCTCAATGCAACATCCACAGCTTCCTCCACCTGTTAATGAGTATGTTCAGCCTCCCCCTCCTCAATATATGCCCTATATGTATTATTATCCTATGCCAGCGCTGGCTCCCCATCACATGCTGCCTACAACTGCCTCTCCTCAAAAGCAGGCTAACAACCTTCCCTCATCCATGCAAGGATATCCTAATACTTCCACGCAGCCCTTTTACCCTCACCGGAGTAGCAGTCAATTGATGCCACCACCACCACAGATGTATCCAGGATATTATGCCCAGGAAGCGAGAAACCCTGGGTATTCAAGGGAGCGCAGAAGAACTATAATGGCTCAGCGCGGTCGCCGTCTTTCTATGCTATCGTTACAAGGTGAAGAAAATGTAGATGTAATGAAGTCTGAAGTTATTTCGCCTCATAAAGACGTCCCAGAGTCGGATTTCTACCGACACATTGCTAACACTTCATTTGGCCGTGGATTACAAATACGACAACTATTTATTTGGTGTCTAATTAGATGCCTGAGGAAATTGGAGACACAGGATGAACATATCACGGCGAATGAAAACAACTCAACATATATTAATCCTAGAAGAATTAGAATGGTGATACTGAGAGAGTTTGTACAGGACCTTAGAAAGGGAAAAATTGATGTTGACTGGGATTGCAATAACATCgttgaagaagagcaaTACCGCGATGACACTGAGGATACTGTGTTACGCGAATTATTTGATGACGATAATGAAGATAAGGAGCCAGGTGCTCGCCGTACTGCGAAGAGGAAATTAAAACTAGTTAAGATCCCCAATGAAAAGAACATTCAGAACCTAGAGAACGTTCGTATTCTAGAGGAAAAGATATCAAAACTGAAGTCTGAAATTCAGCGATGGTCAACTGTTCTTGATGATAATACATATCAGACAAACTGGGAGGCTCTGCGAAAGCCGACGCAAGTCCCCACGGAGCCAGGAAGGTTTAATTTACCGCCTGTACCGAAGATTGAAGATGTGAAGCTCGGTTTTTCAAGGCGCATTGACACGTTGTATGGCTCTGCACACCTCTTGCACTCACACGCAAGACTACTAAATAAAACGATTCAAATAAAATCAGGAGCAGTCTCCCGGACATTAACAAAGAAAACCATCCCCAAAAAACCCACGGAAACTAAGCAATTCACTAGAAAGCTCCTACTTAGTCTCAGCAAACTAATGGCTTCAAATGATCAACAGCATTCTTAG
- the SRB6 gene encoding Srb6p (Syntenic homolog of Ashbya gossypii AGR248C; Syntenic homolog of Saccharomyces cerevisiae YBR253W (SRB6)): protein MSNQSLLDKLDRTTEVLSQTLSQLVKLSSIDHSRLEGADSNEHEDNEDSVATIATTGVMLVHSHTLQLIKGVQDLLVITRSIREKWVLGQVTNEEQDRRQTLDYEKCEQMLSTAIDKIFNPGFL from the coding sequence ATGAGTAACCAGTCTCTATTAGATAAACTGGATCGTACCACAGAAGTTTTATCCCAGACTCTTTCTCAATTAGTCAAACTATCATCGATTGATCATTCACGCTTGGAAGGAGCCGATAGCAACGAACATGAAGACAACGAAGACTCTGTAGCTACGATTGCAACAACAGGTGTTATGCTGGTACATTCACACACGCTGCAACTGATCAAGGGTGTGCAGGATCTATTAGTTATCACACGTTCCATCCGAGAAAAGTGGGTATTAGGTCAAGTAACTAATGAGGAACAGGATCGTAGACAAACTTTGGACTATGAGAAGTGTGAGCAGATGCTAAGCACAGCTATAGATAAGATATTTAATCCTGGATTTTTGTGA
- the DUT1 gene encoding bifunctional dITP/dUTP diphosphatase (Syntenic homolog of Ashbya gossypii AGR249C; Syntenic homolog of Saccharomyces cerevisiae YBR252W (DUT1)) has protein sequence MTEIQEQPQKQQKLNQTLKVQLRSADATAPTKGSSSAAGYDIYASKDDLIPARGQGLVSTDISFTVPIGTYGRIAPRSGLAVKHGIQTGAGVVDRDYTGEVKVVLFNHSDVDVEIKKGDRIAQLILERIIDDAEVVVVDSLDESARGEGGFGSTGK, from the coding sequence ATGACTGAAATTCAAGAACAACCACAGAAGCAGCAAAAGCTAAATCAAACATTGAAGGTTCAATTACGTTCTGCTGATGCCACTGCACCAACCAAAGGCTCATCGTCCGCCGCAGGTTACGATATTTACGCGTCTAAGGACGATTTAATACCTGCCAGGGGTCAAGGACTTGTTTCAACTGATATTTCATTTACAGTCCCAATTGGCACATATGGGAGAATTGCTCCAAGATCAGGGCTTGCTGTTAAACATGGCATCCAAACAGGCGCAGGCGTTGTTGATAGAGACTACACTGGTGAAGTGAAAGTTGTTCTCTTTAACCATTCTGACGTAGACGTTGAAATCAAGAAGGGTGACCGCATTGCTCAATTGATTTTGGAAAGGATTATAGACGACGCAGAAGTCGTTGTAGTTGATTCTTTAGATGAAAGTGCTAGAGGCGAGGGAGGATTCGGCTCAACTGGTAAATAG